A genome region from Macaca nemestrina isolate mMacNem1 chromosome 20, mMacNem.hap1, whole genome shotgun sequence includes the following:
- the LOC105484878 gene encoding 3-galactosyl-N-acetylglucosaminide 4-alpha-L-fucosyltransferase FUT3 yields MDPLGPAKPQWPWRRCLAGLLFQLLVAVCFFSYLRVSRDDATGFPRPGFMAVEPVTRAPSGSSRQDTTPTRPTLLILLWTWPFHIPVALSRCSEMVPGMADCHITADRKVYPQADAVIVHHRDIMYDPSADLPPHTRPQGQRWIWFSMESPSHCWHLQALDGYFNLTMSYRSDSDIFTPYGWLEPWSGQPAHPPLNLSTKTELVAWAVSNWKPDSARVRYYQSLQAHLKVDVYGKSHKPLPRGTMMETLSRYKFYLAFENSLHPDYITEKLWRNALEAWAVPVVLGPSRSNYERFLPPDAFIHVDDFQSPKDLARYLQELDKDHARYLSYFRWRETLRPRFSSWALDFCKACWKLQEESRYQTVRSIATWFT; encoded by the coding sequence ATGGATCCCCTGGGCCCAGCCAAGCCACAATGGCCGTGGCGCCGCTGTCTGGCCGGGCTGCTGTTTCAGTTGCTGGTGGCTGTGTGTTTCTTCTCCTACCTGCGTGTGTCCCGAGACGATGCCACTGGGTTCCCTAGGCCAGGGTTCATGGCCGTAGAACCTGTCACCCGGGCTCCCAGTGGGTCCTCCCGACAGGACACCACTCCCACCCGCCCCACCCTCCTGATCCTGCTGTGGACGTGGCCTTTCCACATCCCCGTGGCTCTGTCCCGCTGTTCAGAGATGGTGCCTGGCATGGCCGACTGCCATATTACTGCCGACCGCAAGGTGTACCCACAGGCAGACGCGGTCATCGTGCACCACCGGGATATCATGTACGATCCCAGTGCCGACCTCCCGCCCCACACCAGGCCGCAGGGGCAGCGCTGGATCTGGTTCAGCATGGAGTCTCCAAGCCACTGCTGGCACCTGCAAGCCCTGGACGGATACTTCAATCTCACCATGTCCTACCGCAGCGACTCCGACATCTTCACGCCCTACGGCTGGCTGGAGCCGTGGTCCGGCCAGCCTGCCCACCCACCGCTCAACCTCTCGACCAAGACCGAATTGGTGGCCTGGGCGGTGTCCAACTGGAAGCCGGACTCGGCCAGGGTGCGCTACTACCAGAGCCTGCAGGCCCATCTCAAGGTGGATGTGTACGGGAAATCCCACAAGCCCCTGCCCAGGGGCACCATGATGGAGACGCTGTCCCGGTACAAGTTCTACCTGGCCTTCGAGAATTCCTTGCACCCGGACTACATCACCGAGAAGCTGTGGAGGAACGCCCTGGAGGCCTGGGCCGTGCCCGTGGTGCTGGGGCCCAGCAGAAGCAACTACGAGAGGTTCCTGCCGCCCGACGCCTTCATCCACGTGGACGACTTCCAGAGCCCCAAGGACCTGGCCCGATACCTGCAGGAGCTGGACAAGGACCACGCCCGCTACCTGAGCTACTTCCGCTGGCGGGAGACGCTGCGGCCTCGCTTCTCTAGCTGGGCACTGGATTTCTGCAAGGCCTGCTGGAAACTGCAGGAGGAATCCAGGTACCAGACGGTGCGCAGCATAGCAACTTGGTTCACCTGA
- the LOC105484888 gene encoding neurturin — MQRWKAAALASVLCSSVLSIWMCREGLLLSHRLGPALVPLRRLPRTLDTRIARLAQYRALLQGAPDAVELRELTPWAGRPPGPRRRAGPRRRRARARSGARPCGLRELEVRVSELGLGYASDETVLFRYCAGACEAAARVYDLGLRRLRQRRRLRRERVRAQPCCRPTAYEDEVSFLDAHSRYHTVHELSARECACV; from the exons ATGCAGCGCTGGAAGGCGGCGGCCTTGGCCTCAGTGCTCTGCAGCTCCGTGCTGTCCATCTGGATGTGTCGAGAGGGCCTGCTTCTCAGCCACCGCCTCGGACCCGCGCTGGTCCCACTGCGCCGCCTGCCTCGAACCCTGGACACCCGGATTGCCCGCCTGGCCCAGT ACCGTGCACTGCTGCAGGGCGCCCCGGATGCGGTGGAGCTGCGCGAGCTGACGCCCTGGGCTGGGCGACCCCCAGGTCCGCGCCGTCGGGCGGGGCCCCGGCGGCGGCGCGCGCGTGCGCGCTCTGGGGCGCGGCCGTGCGGGCTGCGCGAGCTGGAGGTGCGCGTGAGCGAGCTGGGCCTGGGCTACGCGTCCGACGAGACGGTGCTGTTCCGCTACTGCGCAGGCGCCTGCGAGGCCGCCGCGCGCGTCTACGACCTCGGGCTGCGACGCCTGCGCCAGCGGCGGCGCCTGCGGCGGGAGCGGGTGCGCGCGCAGCCCTGCTGCCGCCCGACGGCCTACGAGGACGAGGTGTCCTTCCTGGACGCGCACAGCCGCTACCACACGGTGCACGAGCTGTCGGCGCGCGAGTGCGCCTGCGTGTGA